One segment of Fibrobacter sp. UBA4297 DNA contains the following:
- a CDS encoding glycosyltransferase family 2 protein has protein sequence MPTVSVIVPNYNHAAYLRQRLDSIFNQTYQDFEVIILDDCSTDNSKEIIEEYRIRPQVSHIVYNETNSGSPFKQWAKGFDLARGEYIWIAESDDWAELNFLETLIKKIKTDSSIALAYCNSIWYFDKDYKSYPTFKKETTLNGLQFIKEQMYWNNSIHNASSVLFRKDRISKVDQSYTEFKGSGDYFFWIQICETGNVFFTPNSLNYWRQHTKNTTIQNVESGNNYVENYRIFRYMRKRGYISFYKKLVLANVYLDLIKKAYKTRHNGQIDKAYKLWKSEVKSIFLSKILIKIGKIIWDLFQREKQ, from the coding sequence ATGCCCACTGTATCAGTCATAGTCCCCAATTACAACCACGCAGCTTATCTAAGGCAACGTCTTGATTCCATATTTAATCAGACCTACCAAGATTTTGAAGTCATCATCCTTGACGATTGCAGCACAGACAACAGCAAAGAAATCATAGAAGAATATCGCATTCGCCCACAAGTAAGTCATATCGTATACAACGAGACAAACAGCGGTTCCCCCTTTAAACAATGGGCAAAAGGATTTGATTTAGCAAGAGGAGAATACATCTGGATAGCAGAAAGCGATGATTGGGCGGAATTAAACTTCCTAGAAACCCTAATAAAAAAAATAAAAACCGATTCATCCATCGCATTGGCATATTGCAATTCTATTTGGTATTTCGATAAAGATTACAAATCCTACCCTACTTTTAAGAAAGAAACCACACTAAACGGCCTCCAATTCATAAAAGAGCAAATGTATTGGAATAATTCAATACACAATGCAAGTTCCGTTTTATTTAGAAAAGATCGAATTAGTAAAGTCGACCAGTCTTATACAGAATTCAAAGGGTCTGGAGACTATTTTTTTTGGATTCAAATTTGCGAAACAGGAAATGTTTTTTTCACTCCAAATTCACTCAACTATTGGAGACAACACACAAAAAACACTACAATTCAAAACGTAGAATCAGGTAATAACTATGTAGAAAACTACAGAATTTTCCGCTATATGAGAAAAAGAGGGTACATTTCATTTTACAAAAAACTTGTACTTGCAAATGTTTATTTAGATTTAATAAAAAAAGCTTATAAAACAAGACATAACGGACAAATAGACAAAGCTTATAAGCTATGGAAATCAGAGGTAAAATCTATTTTTTTATCAAAAATACTCATAAAAATAGGAAAAATCATTTGGGATTTATTTCAACGAGAAAAGCAATGA
- a CDS encoding glycosyltransferase — MSTNFWKSNFWLKAQAKQPFKLLRTIYWWYIKKKVSIQTFFFTKKIEKKFQHHKLESKSYPFGELYISLTSFPARLQATYFAICSLFAQDTPANKIILTLAKDEFPNGEKDIPQKILDFQKKGLEILWCDENLKPHNKYFYAMKKYPKAIIITADDDILYPSNTVSKLIATYKKHPHAICALGVRQITVENEQPKAFCKWNANLCYEPYRISKELLGQERMDFLAEGGSSVLYPPSIMPQETFNIEKIKQLAPYADDIWLKCMQLLANIPVVCYNNNQKVFIISFSQNVGLYKINMENNQNDAQFLAILEAYKEHHLLEKISK; from the coding sequence ATGAGCACAAATTTTTGGAAATCAAATTTTTGGTTGAAGGCACAGGCAAAACAACCATTCAAGCTCCTTCGAACCATTTATTGGTGGTATATTAAAAAAAAAGTTTCCATTCAAACTTTTTTTTTCACAAAAAAAATTGAAAAAAAATTTCAACACCACAAACTAGAATCCAAGTCCTACCCCTTTGGAGAACTTTACATATCATTAACGTCCTTTCCTGCACGACTTCAAGCAACATATTTTGCAATTTGCTCTCTTTTTGCCCAAGACACTCCAGCAAACAAAATTATCTTGACTTTGGCAAAAGATGAATTTCCCAATGGCGAAAAAGATATCCCTCAAAAAATTTTAGATTTTCAAAAAAAAGGTCTTGAAATTTTATGGTGTGATGAGAATCTTAAACCACATAACAAATACTTCTACGCAATGAAGAAGTATCCTAAAGCAATCATAATTACAGCAGATGATGACATTCTATATCCATCAAATACTGTTTCAAAGCTTATCGCTACATACAAAAAACATCCTCATGCAATCTGCGCATTAGGAGTAAGGCAAATCACAGTGGAAAATGAGCAACCGAAAGCATTTTGTAAATGGAACGCTAATTTATGTTATGAGCCTTATCGAATATCCAAAGAACTTCTAGGGCAAGAACGAATGGATTTTCTTGCAGAAGGAGGTTCTTCTGTTTTATATCCACCATCAATAATGCCGCAAGAGACCTTCAACATCGAGAAAATCAAACAACTAGCACCTTATGCCGATGACATTTGGCTAAAATGCATGCAACTTCTTGCAAACATTCCTGTTGTATGCTACAACAACAATCAAAAAGTCTTCATAATTTCATTCTCCCAAAATGTTGGATTATACAAAATCAATATGGAGAATAATCAAAATGACGCTCAATTTCTTGCAATATTAGAAGCATATAAAGAACACCACCTACTAGAAAAGATTTCAAAATGA
- a CDS encoding glycosyltransferase family A protein — protein sequence MPLITIFTPTYNRKDLIERLYQSLLAQTEKNFEWLVIDDGSTDDTEKYFTEILSIPQPFSIHYKKEPNGGKHRAINKGVQNASGELFFIVDSDDYLTEKAIEKINQWTTTLDKSHKWAGIAGLRGYSNNKVVGQHNSTLYIDAKNSERRKYNLLGDKAEIYFTDVLKQHPFPEISGENFISEEIVWNTIARDDYYLRWFNEIIYICNYLEGGLTRDNAKDKKNPQGRLLWAKGQLETFPNSWRERLLAIGIYRHAVNNTESISETATKLGTSKISVLIATLLLSLYNFFSK from the coding sequence ATGCCACTCATCACCATTTTTACACCCACCTACAATCGCAAAGATTTGATAGAAAGACTCTATCAATCTCTGTTGGCGCAAACTGAAAAAAATTTTGAGTGGTTGGTGATTGACGACGGCAGCACAGATGACACCGAAAAATATTTCACCGAGATTTTATCAATACCACAACCATTCTCTATCCACTATAAAAAAGAACCTAATGGAGGCAAACATAGAGCAATCAACAAAGGAGTCCAAAATGCTTCAGGTGAATTATTTTTCATAGTAGACTCCGACGACTATCTAACAGAAAAAGCCATTGAAAAAATCAATCAATGGACAACGACACTAGACAAATCGCACAAGTGGGCAGGCATTGCAGGACTGAGAGGCTATTCCAATAATAAAGTCGTAGGTCAACACAATTCAACTCTTTATATAGACGCCAAAAATAGCGAGCGTCGCAAATACAATCTATTAGGCGACAAAGCCGAAATTTATTTTACAGATGTCCTAAAGCAGCACCCATTCCCAGAAATTTCTGGTGAAAATTTCATTTCTGAAGAAATCGTTTGGAACACTATAGCTCGCGATGACTACTATTTAAGATGGTTTAACGAAATCATCTATATCTGTAATTACCTTGAAGGCGGACTCACCAGAGACAACGCCAAGGACAAAAAAAATCCTCAAGGAAGGTTGCTTTGGGCAAAGGGACAACTAGAAACTTTCCCAAATTCATGGCGAGAACGACTCCTAGCCATAGGAATATATCGTCATGCAGTCAACAATACTGAATCTATTAGTGAAACAGCAACAAAACTAGGAACATCAAAGATATCCGTTCTTATAGCCACACTACTTTTATCTTTATACAATTTTTTTTCTAAGTGA
- a CDS encoding glycosyltransferase family 32 protein, with protein sequence MIPKVIHYCWFGHNKLPPLAKKCIASWRKFLPDYEIKEWNEDNFDVNSIPYTAQAYKHKKYAFVSDYARFKILYEYGGIYFDTDVEVIKSLDDILAKGSFFGFENESFFACNPGLGFACEPKFHLLKEMLDLYANMQFETASGELNKKTIVGYFSEMLILKGLQPTPCIIEFGGANFYPAEYFCPKPSEFGKIQITENTHTIHHYAASWIGTKQRFANFMIRIFGKKLVMKLYNLIK encoded by the coding sequence ATGATCCCTAAAGTCATACATTACTGTTGGTTCGGCCATAACAAGTTGCCCCCTCTTGCAAAAAAATGCATTGCATCATGGCGCAAGTTTCTGCCCGATTATGAGATAAAGGAATGGAACGAAGATAACTTTGACGTAAACAGCATCCCCTATACAGCGCAAGCCTATAAACATAAGAAATACGCATTCGTCAGCGATTACGCACGTTTCAAAATTCTTTATGAATACGGCGGAATTTATTTTGACACAGACGTTGAGGTTATCAAATCTCTAGATGATATTCTCGCAAAAGGATCATTTTTCGGTTTTGAAAACGAAAGCTTTTTCGCATGTAATCCAGGCCTCGGATTTGCCTGCGAACCAAAATTTCATTTATTAAAAGAAATGCTAGACTTATACGCCAACATGCAGTTCGAAACGGCATCTGGCGAGCTCAATAAAAAAACGATTGTTGGATATTTTTCTGAAATGCTGATTTTAAAAGGCTTACAACCAACACCCTGCATTATCGAATTCGGAGGAGCGAACTTCTATCCCGCCGAATATTTCTGCCCCAAACCTTCAGAATTTGGAAAAATTCAAATTACAGAAAATACACATACAATCCACCACTACGCGGCATCATGGATTGGCACTAAACAACGTTTTGCAAATTTTATGATTCGAATTTTCGGAAAAAAACTGGTAATGAAATTATACAACCTGATAAAGTGA
- a CDS encoding glycosyltransferase, protein MKNIYFFDMIRVCQVLHGIVGGGSEQVVLNYCSRMHDIHFDLLYQYEPNSQILERFRESGINCIQIPDKVHHPMKHLWTMFKIFRNGNYDVVHCHLDWFMNSYVCFLAMLAGVKKRIAHHHQAYTIDTSFRTLPRNLICSIMRIPCKFFATHWLACGESAAINGWGKRAVQNGKVMILPNAIDPERFKFSESARREIRAKYGIADYDFVIGHVGRFFPEKNHKFIIELFSEYSQNHSNCKLLLVGNGPLQVEIQDLVKQKSLEDKVVFAGLQKDVVGFYSSMDVLLLPSTREAFPMTLVEAQYNGLPCVVSSAVPKETAITDYVFPLPIDDARSWCEMLSSPNVVVDRKNPQIKSERFDIRKCYGMLESLYQVV, encoded by the coding sequence GTGAAAAATATATATTTTTTTGATATGATTCGCGTTTGTCAGGTGCTTCATGGAATTGTGGGCGGCGGTTCGGAACAGGTGGTCTTGAACTATTGTTCTCGTATGCACGATATCCATTTTGATTTGCTGTATCAATATGAGCCGAACTCGCAAATTTTGGAACGGTTCCGCGAATCTGGAATAAATTGCATCCAAATACCAGACAAGGTCCATCATCCGATGAAACATTTATGGACGATGTTTAAGATTTTTCGTAATGGTAATTACGATGTGGTCCACTGCCACTTGGATTGGTTTATGAACAGCTATGTGTGCTTCTTGGCAATGCTTGCTGGCGTCAAGAAACGTATTGCTCATCACCACCAGGCTTACACCATAGATACGTCATTTCGGACCCTGCCCCGGAATCTCATTTGCTCTATAATGCGTATCCCTTGCAAATTTTTTGCGACTCATTGGCTCGCTTGCGGCGAATCTGCTGCAATTAACGGCTGGGGTAAAAGAGCTGTACAGAATGGCAAGGTGATGATTTTACCCAATGCTATCGATCCTGAACGATTTAAATTCAGCGAATCTGCCCGGCGAGAAATCCGTGCGAAATATGGAATTGCCGATTATGATTTTGTAATTGGGCATGTGGGGAGATTTTTTCCTGAAAAAAATCACAAGTTTATTATTGAACTGTTTTCGGAATATTCGCAGAACCATAGTAATTGCAAATTACTATTGGTTGGGAATGGTCCGCTTCAAGTTGAAATCCAGGACTTAGTAAAACAAAAAAGTCTTGAAGATAAAGTTGTTTTTGCAGGACTGCAAAAAGATGTGGTTGGATTCTATAGTTCGATGGATGTGCTGCTGCTGCCGTCAACGCGTGAAGCCTTCCCGATGACGCTGGTGGAGGCTCAATATAATGGATTGCCTTGCGTAGTGAGTTCTGCTGTGCCAAAGGAAACTGCAATAACGGACTATGTATTCCCATTGCCAATTGATGATGCAAGGTCTTGGTGCGAAATGTTAAGCTCTCCGAATGTGGTTGTTGACCGCAAAAATCCGCAGATAAAAAGCGAACGATTTGATATTAGAAAATGCTATGGAATGCTGGAATCACTTTATCAGGTTGTATAA
- a CDS encoding DUF3791 domain-containing protein has product MAAISEFAKAKALSVKQAFNYLSLFKGMDFLEAHYGAEHLLSFEDTVEDLTAICQRNGGQIQ; this is encoded by the coding sequence GTGGCTGCTATTAGTGAATTTGCGAAAGCAAAAGCACTTTCGGTAAAGCAGGCATTTAATTATCTGAGCCTATTTAAAGGAATGGATTTCTTAGAAGCACATTATGGGGCTGAGCATTTGCTTTCTTTTGAAGATACCGTTGAAGATTTGACAGCAATCTGCCAAAGAAACGGAGGTCAGATTCAATAA
- a CDS encoding PD-(D/E)XK nuclease family transposase: protein MDPRCDPAFRALLDSEDALVNFLNAILHFEGENAIHSLTYTVQQDEVFHLPEPYRVKFDIGAKTKAGKRIDVEMQKLKLNDYIDRMMIYNAFLLLRAKNDYNKEIDFQNMPDAKKKRFRYKLPEIYSIWIMDYPVQFMEDVYRDEVGLYNQSSVGKDGCIPISTKNKYIIVDLTKFDKPKDKLKTDEDRWLYILKNAGSSSSLPEFENPTFEDALRRIECDTASDELLIKQANMKDFLYAYSDAIDESFEKGRDNERTATALDMLADDKPIEEIVKYSHLPKEKILELQKTLATKADK, encoded by the coding sequence CTGGATCCTCGATGCGATCCCGCATTTAGGGCTCTGCTTGACAGCGAAGATGCGCTCGTGAACTTTCTGAACGCAATTCTGCATTTTGAAGGCGAAAATGCGATTCATTCGCTGACTTATACCGTTCAACAGGATGAAGTTTTTCATTTGCCAGAACCATACCGTGTTAAGTTTGATATAGGAGCCAAGACCAAAGCCGGAAAGCGAATTGATGTTGAAATGCAAAAGCTCAAATTGAACGATTACATTGACCGAATGATGATATACAATGCTTTTCTGTTGTTGCGAGCGAAGAACGACTACAATAAAGAAATAGACTTTCAGAATATGCCTGACGCCAAAAAGAAAAGGTTCCGCTACAAATTACCAGAAATCTATTCTATTTGGATTATGGATTACCCTGTTCAGTTTATGGAGGATGTTTATAGAGATGAAGTTGGCCTTTACAATCAGTCCAGTGTCGGTAAGGACGGTTGTATTCCAATTTCTACAAAAAATAAGTATATTATTGTAGACCTTACCAAGTTTGACAAGCCGAAAGACAAACTCAAAACGGATGAAGACCGTTGGCTTTATATTTTGAAGAATGCAGGTTCTTCTAGTTCGCTGCCGGAATTTGAAAATCCCACTTTCGAAGATGCTCTAAGGCGAATTGAATGCGATACGGCAAGCGATGAACTCTTAATCAAGCAGGCGAATATGAAAGATTTTCTCTATGCATATAGTGATGCTATTGATGAAAGCTTTGAAAAAGGGCGTGATAACGAGCGTACAGCAACTGCGCTTGACATGCTCGCAGATGACAAACCCATTGAAGAAATCGTAAAATATTCGCATTTGCCTAAAGAAAAAATATTAGAATTGCAAAAGACGCTGGCAACTAAAGCCGATAAATAA
- a CDS encoding type IV pilin protein: MKKQGFTLIELMVVIVIMGILAAVAVPKLFGMIAKSKASEVGPAAGTYVKLQDAHAAETGAFGNWANIGYIAPGSKTNSNSYSTTVFDYTGAFTNGTKDGTTMVGLLSDNTEGWRATAKTALNDCKIGSYWMIVSSKAGNGASLSFTASITDLGNNKDNVNCKSLTANFTNIGHE, from the coding sequence ATGAAGAAGCAAGGTTTTACCCTTATTGAATTGATGGTCGTGATTGTTATCATGGGCATCCTCGCCGCAGTCGCAGTTCCGAAACTCTTCGGTATGATTGCTAAGTCCAAGGCCTCTGAAGTTGGTCCGGCAGCTGGAACCTACGTGAAGTTGCAGGATGCACACGCTGCTGAAACTGGTGCATTTGGTAACTGGGCAAACATCGGTTACATTGCTCCGGGTTCCAAGACTAACTCAAACAGCTACTCAACTACGGTATTCGATTATACCGGTGCATTCACAAACGGCACTAAAGATGGAACAACCATGGTTGGATTACTTAGTGACAATACTGAAGGATGGAGAGCTACTGCCAAAACAGCTCTGAACGATTGCAAGATTGGTAGCTATTGGATGATTGTGTCGTCTAAAGCCGGCAATGGAGCATCTCTTAGCTTTACTGCTAGTATCACGGACCTGGGCAATAATAAAGATAACGTCAACTGCAAGTCTTTGACTGCAAACTTCACCAACATTGGTCACGAATAA